In a single window of the Cucurbita pepo subsp. pepo cultivar mu-cu-16 chromosome LG18, ASM280686v2, whole genome shotgun sequence genome:
- the LOC111780202 gene encoding NADP-dependent malic enzyme has protein sequence MESTLKEIGDGGSVLDLDPKGTVGGGVEDIYGEDCATEEQLVTPWTFSVASGYSLLRDPHHNKGLAFTEKERDAHYLRGLLPPSIVSQQLQEKKLMQNIRQYQLPLQKFIAMMELQERNERLFYKLLIDNVEELLPVVYTPTVGEACQKYGSIFRRPQGLYISLKEKGKILEVLKNWPQRSIQVIVVTDGERILGLGDLGCQGMGIPVGKLSLYTALGGVRPSACLPITIDVGTNNEKLLNDEFYIGLKQRRATGEEYYELLHEFMTAVKQNYGEKVLIQFEDFANHNAFELLAKYRTTHLVFNDDIQGTASVVLAGAVSALKLIGGTLADHTFLFLGAGEAGTGIAELIALEISKQTNAPVEETRKKIWLVDSKGLIVHSRKDSLQHFKKPWAHEHEPVKDLLSAVKAIKPTVLIGSSGVGRTFTKEVIEAVSAINEKPLIMALSNPTSQSECTAEEAYTWSEGRAIFASGSPFDPFEYNGKTFVPGQSNNAYIFPGFGLGVVISGAIRVHDDMLLAASEALAAEVSDENYEKGLIYPPFTNIRKISANIAAKVAAKAYELGLATRLPRPADLVKYAESCMYSPIYRTYR, from the exons ATGGAGAGCACTTTGAAGGAAATCGGCGATGGCGGTTCTGTATTGGACTTGGACCCGAAAGGAACCGTTGGTGGCGGCGTTGAGGACATCTATGGCGAAGACTGTGCTACAGAGGAACAGCTCGTCACTCCATGGACTTTCTCAGTTGCGAG TGGCTACTCGTTGCTGAGGGATCCCCACCATAACAAGGGGTTGGCATTTACAGAGAAGGAAAGAGATGCTCATTATTTGCGGGGGCTTTTGCCACCTTCCATTGTTAGTCAACAGCTTCAG GAAAAGAAGTTGATGCAGAACATCAGACAGTATCAACTTCCCTTACAAAAATTCATTGCCATGATGGAACTTCAG gaaagaaatgaaaggcTTTTCTACAAACTTCTTATTGACAATGTTGAAGAACTGCTTCCTGTTGTGTACACTCCCACAGTCGGTGAAGCTTGCCAGAAGTATGGAAGCATCTTCAGGCGTCCTCAGGGTCTTTACATCAGTTTGAAAGAGAA GGGTAAGATTCTCGAAGTATTGAAGAATTGGCCCCAGAGGAGCATCCAAGTGATTGTCGTGACCGATGGTGAGCGTATTTTGGGTCTCGGTGATCTTGGTTGTCAG GGAATGGGAATTCCAGTTGGAAAACTTTCTTTATACACCGCACTGGGCGGAGTTCGTCCTTCTGCA TGTTTGCCTATTACCATCGATGTCGGAACGAACAATGAGAAATTGTTGAATGATGAATTCTACATTGGGCTTAAACAGAGACGAGCAACTGGAGAG GAGTACTATGAACTTCTGCATGAGTTTATGACTGCTGTTAAGCAGAATTATGGGGAAAAAGTTCTGATTCAG TTTGAAGATTTTGCAAACCACAATGCGTTCGAGCTACTCGCCAAGTATCGTACAACCCATCTAGTCTTCAATGATGATATTCAG GGGACAGCTTCTGTGGTTCTTGCTGGAGCTGTTTCTGCCCTCAAACTCATTGGCGGTACCTTGGCCGATCACACTTTCTTGTTCCTTGGTGCTGGGGAA GCTGGAACTGGTATTGCAGAGCTTATAGCCCTTGAAATATCGAAACAG acGAACGCTCCAGTTGAGGAGACCCGCAAGAAGATCTGGCTCGTCGACTCAAAG GGATTAATTGTCCACTCCCGTAAGGATTCACTTCAACACTTCAAGAAGCCATGGGCTCATGAGCACGAACCTGTCAAGGATTTATTAAGTGCTGTCAAG GCAATCAAGCCAACAGTGCTGATTGGATCATCTGGAGTTGGAAGGACTTTTACTAAAGAAGTCATCGAAGCTGTGTCCGCCATCAACGAG AAACCTCTTATTATGGCTCTGTCGAACCCGACGTCGCAATCTGAATGCACTGCTGAAGAGGCTTACACATGGAGCGAG GGTCGTGCAATCTTCGCCAGTGGAAGTCCATTTGATCCATTTGAATACAACGGGAAGACCTTTGTCCCTGGCCAG TCAAACAATGCCTACATTTTCCCTGGGTTCGGTTTGGGCGTTGTAATTTCTGGAGCAATTCGTGTGCACGACGACATGCTTCTAGCTGCCT CGGAAGCGTTGGCTGCCGAAGTCTCCGACGAGAACTATGAAAAGGGATTGATCTACCCACCCTTCACAAATATCCGAAAGATCTCAGCAAACATTGCAGCTAAGGTGGCTGCCAAGGCATATGAACTTG GCTTGGCAACCCGTCTCCCACGCCCTGCTGATCTTGTCAAGTATGCCGAGAGCTGCATGTACAGCCCCATCTACCGAACCTACCGATAA
- the LOC111780205 gene encoding probable protein phosphatase 2C 6, producing MDEVSGNDLQLHRDDSLHDLDLASTSSGLSSILSSDDFRSSSSSGDISVTSTSSGEIPAIIVAEVALDPRSVELTTSMTSTTVLEPARRKCVGRNNRAGLHWGLTSVIGRRKEMEDAIAVKPGFMSSRCDHVGGCTAPGSRTSGEISPVHFFAVYDGHGGSQVAKFCAERMHEVIAEEWGREGIKGHEWQKKWEVALSNGFQRTDDEVVSEAVATDMVGSTAVVVVLSGCQIIASNCGDSRAVLFQKNKAIPLTVDQKPDRQDELLRIEREGGKVINWMGARVLGVLAMSRAIGDRYLRPWIIPVPEISFTTRSDEDECLVLASDGLWDVMTNEEVGQVACHLLRRLRRSSTPDDTPPAQIVANNLTEMAYGRNSSDNISVIVIDLKARKANPQR from the exons ATGGACGAGGTCTCCGGCAACGACCTCCAACTTCACCGAGACGATTCACTTCACGACCTAGACCTCGCATCCACCAGTTCCGGTTTATCATCCATACTCAGCAGCGATGATTTCCGAAGCTCCTCCAGTTCCGGCGACATCTCCGTCACCAGCACTAGTTCCGGTGAGATTCCTGCTATTATTGTGGCTGAGGTCGCCCTGGATCCGAGGTCCGTTGAACTTACCACGTCGATGACCTCCACCACGGTATTAGAACCGGCCAGACGGAAGTGCGTCGGGAGGAACAATAGGGCGGGACTGCACTGGGGACTCACTTCGGTTATCGGACGGCGGAAGGAGATGGAGGACGCTATAGCTGTTAAGCCTGGATTCATGTCTTCAAGATGCGATCACGTCGGAGGTTGTACGGCTCCAGGTTCCAGAACCTCCGGGGAGATCTCGCCCGTTCATTTCTTCGCCGTTTACGATGGTCACGGCGGCTCTCAG GTGGCCAAATTCTGTGCGGAGCGGATGCATGAAGTGATAGCGGAAGAGTGGGGAAGAGAAGGAATCAAAGGCCATGAATGGCAGAAAAAGTGGGAAGTTGCCCTATCTAATGGCTTCCAGAGGACTGATGATGAGGTCGTGTCAGAGGCGGTGGCAACCGACATGGTTGGATCCACTGCGGTTGTAGTCGTTCTATCTGGCTGCCAGATTATTGCATCCAATTGTGGCGACTCTCGGGCGGTTCTGTTCCAGAAAAATAAGGCGATTCCATTGACAGTCGATCAAAAG CCTGATAGACAGGACGAACTCCTGAGAATTGAAAGAGAGGGAGGCAAAGTCATCAACTGGATGGGGGCTAGAGTGCTTGGAGTTCTTGCTATGTCAAGAGCCATAG GGGATCGGTATCTTCGGCCATGGATAATTCCAGTGCCGGAAATTAGTTTCACAACGAGGAGCGACGAGGATGAATGTTTGGTTCTGGCAAGCGATGGGCTTTGGGATGTAATGACGAATGAAGAGGTTGGGCAGGTGGCTTGCCATCTTCTTAGGAGGCTCCGCAGGTCGTCGACACCTGATGACACACCCCCGGCACAGATTGTGGCTAATAATCTCACTGAAATGGCCTATGGAAGAAACAGTTCCGATAACATTTCTGTTATTGTCATCGATCTGAAAGCAAGGAAAGCAAACCCACAGAGGTAA
- the LOC111780203 gene encoding uncharacterized protein LOC111780203 isoform X2: protein MDGGGGTLSSMDAFDSFLFSLSNAFSTPLALFVQIQGCVICLVLAFGWACAAYVRNREIKRIKGRVRAGNSFAFICNDISELEHSNQVNLPRVTVIMPLKGFGEHNLHNWRSQVTSLYGGPLEFLFVVESTEDPAYNAVLRLLSDYRDDVDARILVAGLATTCSQKIHNQLVGVEEMHKDTKYVLFLDDDVRLHPGTIGALTAEMEKNPDIFIQTGYPLDLPSGSLGSYCIYEYHMPCSMGFATGGKTFFLWGGCMMMHADDFRYDRYGVVSGLRDGGYSDDMTLAAIAGAHKRLITSPPVAIFPHPLASDLNLGRYWNYLRKQTFVLESYISHVNKIMNRALFTSHCYLSWGFVAPYFMSMIHVAAALRFYTKGYSLEEAGFSSVGMSMVCSLAACTVIELFSMWNLTRVEVHLCNILSPEAPQLSLASYNWGLVFIAILVDNFLYTISAIRSHFSQSINWSGIRYYLKDGKINKIERSIPKVDMGPIYTDLGGKHLYGKKGMAPKVSFLGSLAKTLAQWRQPKKFDS, encoded by the exons atggacgGAGGGGGAGGAACTTTGTCTTCAATGGATGCTTTTGATTCCTTCCTCTTCTCTCTTAGCAATGCATTTTCTACTCCTCTTGCACTCTTCGTTCAGATCCAG GGATGCGTTATCTGCCTAGTTCTTGCTTTTGGGTGGGCTTGTGCTGCTTATGTCAG AAATAGAGAAATTAAACGTATAAAGGGGAGAGTTCGAGCTGGCAATAGCTTTGCTTTCATTTGCAATGACATCAGTGAACTCGAGCACTCCAATCAAGTCAATCTACCGAGGGTGACAGTTATTATGCCTTTAAAAGGGTTTGGAGAACATAATTTACACAATTGGAGAAGCCAG GTGACGTCCCTTTATGGAGGTCCTttagaatttctttttgtgGTGGAAAGTACGGAGGACCCTGCTTACAATGCTGTATTGCGGTTGCTATCTGATTATAGG GATGATGTGGATGCTAGAATTCTTGTGGCTGGGCTAGCAACAACTTGCAGCCAGAAAATTCACAATCAATTG GTTGGGGTGGAGGAAATGCATAAAGATACCAAATATGTGTTATTTTTGGATGATGATGTCAGGTTACATCCTGGAACAATTGGAGCCCTCACAgctgaaatggaaaaaaatccTGAT ATATTTATCCAAACTGGATACCCTCTTGATTTACCTTCGGGGAGTTTAGGGAGTTATTGCATCTATGAGTAtcatatg CCTTGTTCAATGGGCTTTGCTACTGGTggaaaaacattttttctttgggGAGGTTGCATGATG ATGCATGCTGATGATTTTAGATATGACCGTTATGGAGTGGTCTCTGGACTTCGAGATGGTGGATACTCAGACGATATGACTCTAGCGGCTATAGCAG GTGCTCATAAGAGGCTTATTACATCACCTCCTGTTGCAATTTTTCCTCATCCTCTTGCTAGTGATCTTAACTTGGGAAG GTATTGGAATTACTTGAGGAAACAAACATTTGTTTTGGAATCATACATATCACATGTTAACAAGATAATGAACCGAGCATTATTTACATCTCACTGCTATCTGTCGTGGGGGTTTGTGGCACCATACTTTATGTCTATGATCCACGTTGCCGCAGCACTACGGTTCTATACTAAAGGGTACTCACTCGAGGAAGCAGGTTTTAGTTCTGTGG GGATGTCAATGGTCTGCAGTCTTGCTGCATGCACCGTTATAGAACTCTTCTCAATGTGGAACTTGACACGGGTAGAAGTTCACTTATGCAACATTCTGTCCCCTGAGGCTCCCCAGCTCTCTCTTGCTTCCTACAACTGGGGATTG GTATTCATTGCAATCTTGGTGGACAACTTTTTGTACACTATCTCTGCAATACgttctcatttttctcaatcaaTCAACTGGTCAGGCATTCGATATTACTTGAAAGATGGGAAGATAAACAAG ATTGAAAGAAGTATACCAAAAGTTGATATGGGTCCAATTTATACGGACTTGGGAGGGAAGCATTTGTATGGGAAGAAAGGAATGGCTCCAAAGGTATCATTCCTGGGCTCCTTGGCCAAAACTTTGGCACAGTGGCGTCAACCTAAGAAATTCGATAGCTAG
- the LOC111780203 gene encoding uncharacterized protein LOC111780203 isoform X1 — MDGGGGTLSSMDAFDSFLFSLSNAFSTPLALFVQIQGCVICLVLAFGWACAAYVRNREIKRIKGRVRAGNSFAFICNDISELEHSNQVNLPRVTVIMPLKGFGEHNLHNWRSQVTSLYGGPLEFLFVVESTEDPAYNAVLRLLSDYRDDVDARILVAGLATTCSQKIHNQLVGVEEMHKDTKYVLFLDDDVRLHPGTIGALTAEMEKNPDIFIQTGYPLDLPSGSLGSYCIYEYHMPCSMGFATGGKTFFLWGGCMMVSWFYIFVTTVCVRYQAILTSFDLLQMHADDFRYDRYGVVSGLRDGGYSDDMTLAAIAGAHKRLITSPPVAIFPHPLASDLNLGRYWNYLRKQTFVLESYISHVNKIMNRALFTSHCYLSWGFVAPYFMSMIHVAAALRFYTKGYSLEEAGFSSVGMSMVCSLAACTVIELFSMWNLTRVEVHLCNILSPEAPQLSLASYNWGLVFIAILVDNFLYTISAIRSHFSQSINWSGIRYYLKDGKINKIERSIPKVDMGPIYTDLGGKHLYGKKGMAPKVSFLGSLAKTLAQWRQPKKFDS, encoded by the exons atggacgGAGGGGGAGGAACTTTGTCTTCAATGGATGCTTTTGATTCCTTCCTCTTCTCTCTTAGCAATGCATTTTCTACTCCTCTTGCACTCTTCGTTCAGATCCAG GGATGCGTTATCTGCCTAGTTCTTGCTTTTGGGTGGGCTTGTGCTGCTTATGTCAG AAATAGAGAAATTAAACGTATAAAGGGGAGAGTTCGAGCTGGCAATAGCTTTGCTTTCATTTGCAATGACATCAGTGAACTCGAGCACTCCAATCAAGTCAATCTACCGAGGGTGACAGTTATTATGCCTTTAAAAGGGTTTGGAGAACATAATTTACACAATTGGAGAAGCCAG GTGACGTCCCTTTATGGAGGTCCTttagaatttctttttgtgGTGGAAAGTACGGAGGACCCTGCTTACAATGCTGTATTGCGGTTGCTATCTGATTATAGG GATGATGTGGATGCTAGAATTCTTGTGGCTGGGCTAGCAACAACTTGCAGCCAGAAAATTCACAATCAATTG GTTGGGGTGGAGGAAATGCATAAAGATACCAAATATGTGTTATTTTTGGATGATGATGTCAGGTTACATCCTGGAACAATTGGAGCCCTCACAgctgaaatggaaaaaaatccTGAT ATATTTATCCAAACTGGATACCCTCTTGATTTACCTTCGGGGAGTTTAGGGAGTTATTGCATCTATGAGTAtcatatg CCTTGTTCAATGGGCTTTGCTACTGGTggaaaaacattttttctttgggGAGGTTGCATGATGGTAAGTTGGTTCTACATCTTTGTAACTACTGTATGTGTAAGATATCAAGCTATCTTAACTTCATTCGACTTGTTACAGATGCATGCTGATGATTTTAGATATGACCGTTATGGAGTGGTCTCTGGACTTCGAGATGGTGGATACTCAGACGATATGACTCTAGCGGCTATAGCAG GTGCTCATAAGAGGCTTATTACATCACCTCCTGTTGCAATTTTTCCTCATCCTCTTGCTAGTGATCTTAACTTGGGAAG GTATTGGAATTACTTGAGGAAACAAACATTTGTTTTGGAATCATACATATCACATGTTAACAAGATAATGAACCGAGCATTATTTACATCTCACTGCTATCTGTCGTGGGGGTTTGTGGCACCATACTTTATGTCTATGATCCACGTTGCCGCAGCACTACGGTTCTATACTAAAGGGTACTCACTCGAGGAAGCAGGTTTTAGTTCTGTGG GGATGTCAATGGTCTGCAGTCTTGCTGCATGCACCGTTATAGAACTCTTCTCAATGTGGAACTTGACACGGGTAGAAGTTCACTTATGCAACATTCTGTCCCCTGAGGCTCCCCAGCTCTCTCTTGCTTCCTACAACTGGGGATTG GTATTCATTGCAATCTTGGTGGACAACTTTTTGTACACTATCTCTGCAATACgttctcatttttctcaatcaaTCAACTGGTCAGGCATTCGATATTACTTGAAAGATGGGAAGATAAACAAG ATTGAAAGAAGTATACCAAAAGTTGATATGGGTCCAATTTATACGGACTTGGGAGGGAAGCATTTGTATGGGAAGAAAGGAATGGCTCCAAAGGTATCATTCCTGGGCTCCTTGGCCAAAACTTTGGCACAGTGGCGTCAACCTAAGAAATTCGATAGCTAG
- the LOC111780206 gene encoding senescence/dehydration-associated protein At4g35985, chloroplastic-like, with product MGCFSFRPSKSPPPMKVSHPIQAPPQENSEPKRFKQEVLLQIPGCRAHLMDGGEALELANGEFKVERIMEDDVSLATIIKVGEDLQWPLTKDEPVVKLNSLNYLFSLPMKDGDPLSYGVTFLEQYSSSLSLLDLFLKDNSCFCSSSCNANNKSIINWKEYAPKIDDYNNMLAKAIAEGTGQIVQGIFKCSNSYANQVNKGGEMILNSPQAAAGAERSGSSSATQTNKTAINRSLKRVRNLSKTTEKLSKSMLDMVGVASGSVMGPVMKSQAGRAFFSMVPGQVLLASLDAVNKILDAAEAAEKQALLATTTATTRMVSNRFGESAGEATGDVLATAGHCANTAWNVFKIRKAINPASSVSAGALRNAAKTRSF from the exons ATGGGCTGTTTCAGCTTTCGCCCTTCGAAATCTCCACCCCCCATGAAAGTCTCGCACCCCATCCAAGCTCCTCCTCAGGAAAACTCTGAACCCAAAAGGTTCAAACAAGAAGTCCTTTTACAGATACCAGGATGCAGAGCTCATCTGATGGATGGAGGAGAAGCTTTAGAACTCGCCAATGGAGAATTTAAAGTCGAAAGAATCATGGAGGACGACGTGTCTCTCGCTACGATCATAAAAGTCGGCGAGGATCTTCAGTGGCCTTTGACGAAAGATGAGCCTGTAGTGAAGCTTAACTCTTTAAACTATCTGTTTTCATTGCCAATGAAAGATGGAGATCCTCTCAGCTATGGGGTGACATTTCTGGAGCAGTATAGCAGCAGTTTGAGCTTGCTGGACTTGTTTTTGAAGGACAATTCTTGCTTCTGTTCCTCGTCGTGTAATGCAAACAACAAGAGCATCATTAATTGGAAGGAGTATGCGCCGAAGATTGATGATTACAATAACATGTTGGCCAAGGCAATTGCAGAAGGCACTGGCCAGATCGTGCAGGGGATTTTCAAATGCAGCAACAGTTATGCCAATCAG GTAAACAAGGGAGGCGAAATGATTCTAAACAGTCCTCAAGCTGCTGCAGGTGCAGAAAGATCAGGAAGTTCTAGTGCCACCCAAACCAACAAAACTGCAATCAACAGAAGCTTGAAACG AGTAAGAAACCTGTCAAAGACGACAGAGAAGCTGAGCAAATCCATGCTAGACATGGTTGGGGTAGCCTCAGGATCAGTAATGGGTCCTGTAATGAAATCCCAAGCAGGAAGGGCGTTCTTTTCCATGGTTCCGGGGCAGGTCCTGTTGGCATCATTAGACGCAGTCA ACAAGATTCTGGACGCAGCAGAAGCAGCTGAAAAGCAAGCACTTTTGGCGACCACGACTGCCACAACAAGAATGGTGTCAAACAGATTTGGGGAAAGTGCAGGGGAGGCAACTGGGGATGTGCTTGCCACTGCAGGGCACTGTGCTAACACTGCATGGAATGTGTTCAAGATTCGGAAAGCCATTAATCCAGCTTCCTCTGTCTCTGCTGGAGCTCTCAGGAATGCTGCAAAAACTAGAAGCTTTTAA